A stretch of the Lactuca sativa cultivar Salinas chromosome 9, Lsat_Salinas_v11, whole genome shotgun sequence genome encodes the following:
- the LOC111899020 gene encoding uncharacterized protein LOC111899020 produces the protein MDFPPQIPGVSPPSSSQTLTHAKQHDNNAGLAIATTTTDDEHTNSISNSKARSRIQLLSALLTGDEYDTGDRNPISSLTDSDRPARSLLSSGTAYSAVSSSLTTSHASAAGNGPICHWLYDTFLSDDSDLRLVVISFIPLLAGIYFSRIHSLSSPPPSVAGLEAVLIAVYSSETKSRAGKPMLISIPDLSQPSLYHYPRVVNTIQNPSSAKSNDNSQAQPIITVVSPPLEPQTAIKSTKRATIVGVALDCYYKQISQMPESSKLDFCKYATDWAGQDCPCKSEFDQKPQTTIITDTISTEEIEIEENVLEQMKNLQINDGYSNNVARATRIPLPWELLQPVLRILGHCLLCPLNSNDVKDAASMAVQCMYARSCHDLVPQAILASRSLVQLDKRSRESAASMVNPVSSNDSSPTESMKPETFLLPE, from the coding sequence ATGGACTTCCCTCCCCAAATCCCCGGCGTatctcctccctcttcatcccAAACACTCACGCATGCGAAACAACATGACAACAATGCCGGGCTGGCAATAGCGACTACCACCACAGACGACGAACACACGAATTCCATCTCCAATTCGAAAGCCCGTTCTCGCATCCAGCTGTTGTCAGCCCTATTAACCGGTGATGAATACGACACCGGAGACCGGAACCCGATTTCATCCCTAACGGACTCCGATCGACCAGCACGATCCCTCTTGTCCTCCGGCACCGCATACAGCGCTGTATCATCGTCTCTAACTACCTCACATGCGTCTGCCGCCGGAAACGGTCCAATTTGCCACTGGCTGTATGATACCTTTCTCTCCGATGATTCCGACCTCCGTCTCGTAGTCATTTCCTTCATCCCTCTCCTCGCCGGCATCTATTTTTCTCGTATCCACTCTCTCTCCTCGCCTCCTCCATCAGTTGCTGGATTAGAAGCTGTTCTCATTGCTGTATATTCATCGGAAACAAAGTCTCGTGCCGGGAAACCTATGCTCATTTCCATCCCCGATCTCTCTCAACCGTCTCTCTATCACTATCCTAGGGTTGTCAACACCATACAAAACCCTAGCTCAGCTAAATCCAACGATAATTCGCAAGCTCAGCCTATTATCACAGTCGTATCACCTCCGCTCGAGCCACAAACAGCTATAAAATCAACGAAACGCGCTACGATTGTAGGAGTTGCTTTAGACTGTTATTACAAGCAGATCTCTCAAATGCCAGAGTCGTCGAAACTTGATTTCTGCAAATATGCCACTGATTGGGCTGGCCAGGATTGCCCTTGCAAGTCTGAATTCGACCAAAAACCCCAAACCACCATAATTACTGATACCATTAGTACAGAAGAAATAGAAATCGAGGAGAATGTTTTGGAACAGATGAAGAATTTGCAGATCAATGATGGATATTCTAACAATGTAGCGAGAGCGACTAGAATTCCACTTCCATGGGAGCTATTACAGCCAGTTTTGAGAATTCTGGGACACTGTTTATTGTGCCCCTTGAATTCTAACGATGTGAAGGATGCAGCATCAATGGCAGTTCAGTGTATGTATGCAAGATCCTGTCATGATTTGGTTCCACAGGCAATATTAGCAAGTAGGAGCCTGGTTCAGCTTGATAAGAGAAGTCGTGAATCTGCTGCTTCCATGGTGAATCCAGTAAGTTCAAATGATAGCTCGCCCACTGAATCTATGAAACCAGAAACCTTTTTGCTCCCAGAATGA
- the LOC111899019 gene encoding uncharacterized protein LOC111899019: protein MASSALAHSLISPLNSHSPISIRTPKTLSVSSFNGFSIPRISRSPLVSNQLKTTHTSLIANCASTASDSSKDETPIELRFPAFPTVVDINQIREILPHRFPFLLVDRVIEYNPGVSAVGIKNVTINDNFFPGHFPDRPIMPGVLMVEAMAQVGGLVMLQPEVGGSRDSFFFAGIDKVRFRKPVVAGDTLVMRMTLTKLQKRFGIAKMDGKAYVGGEVVCEGEFLMAMGSSE, encoded by the exons ATGGCTTCCTCAGCTCTTGCTCATTCACTCATCTCTCCACTCAATTCTCATTCCCCGATCTCTATCCGAACCCCTAAAACCCTCTCTGTATCTTCCTTCAATGGGTTTTCTATCCCAAGGATCTCCAGATCCCCTCTTGTATCTAACCAATTGAAGACAACCCACACCAGTTTAATCGCTAACTGTGCTTCAACTGCTAGTGATAGCTCAAAAGATGAAACCCCAATTGAACTCA GGTTCCCTGCATTTCCTACTGTTGTTGATATCAATCAGATTCGTGAGATTTTGCCACACCG ATTTCCATTTCTTTTGGTGGACAGGGTGATTGAGTACAATCCAGGAGTTTCAGCAGTTGGCATCAAGAATGTGACCATCAATGACAACTTTTTCCCTGGCCATTTTCCTGATAGACCAATTATGCCTGGTGTTCTTATGGTTGAG GCAATGGCACAAGTTGGTGGTTTGGTAATGTTGCAACCGGAAGTGGGCGGCTCACGTGACAGTTTCTTCTTCGCCGGAATTGACAAGGTGAGGTTCAGAAAACCGGTGGTGGCCGGAGACACTTTGGTCATGAGAATGACACTCACAAAGCTTCAAAAACGCTTTGGAATTGCAAAGATggatggaaaggcgtatgtgggaGGTGAGGTGGTTTGTGAGGGTGAGTTCTTGATGGCTATGGGTAGCAGCgagtga
- the LOC111899018 gene encoding chlorophyll a-b binding protein CP24 10A, chloroplastic: MAAASSAAVLNGLGSPFLSGGKRSQTLLSAPTSGATMPAAPRRLVITAAVAPKKSWIPAVKGGGNLVDPEWLDGSLPGDYGFDPLGLGKDPAFLKWYREAELIHGRWAMAAVLGIFVGQAWSGIPWFEAGADPGAIAPFSFGSLLGTQLLLMGWVESKRWVDFFNPESQSVDWATPWSKTAENFANFTGEQGYPGGKFFDPLAFAGTLNNGVYIPDTEKLDRLKLAEIKHARLAMVAMLIFYFEAGQGKTPLGALGL, from the exons ATGGCAGCTGCCTCCTCTGCTGCTGTCCTTAATGGATTAGGATCACCCTTCTTGTCTGGCGGAAAGAGGAGCCAGACCCTGCTGTCTGCACCCACCAGTGGTGCCACCATGCCAGCCGCTCCTAGGCGGTTAGTCATCACAGCCGCCGTTGCTCCCAAGAAATCTTGGATCCCCGCCGTTAAAGGTGGCGGCAATTTGGTCGACCCCGAGTGGCTCGATGGCTC GCTCCCGGGAGACTACGGGTTCGACCCGCTAGGCCTAGGAAAAGATCCGGCGTTTCTAAAATGGTACCGGGAAGCGGAGCTTATCCACGGGCGGTGGGCCATGGCAGCGGTTCTTGGTATCTTTGTGGGTCAGGCATGGAGCGGTATCCCATGGTTCGAAGCCGGAGCCGACCCGGGTGCGATCGCTCCATTTTCTTTCGGATCTTTACTCGGGACCCAACTCTTGCTGATGGGTTGGGTCGAGAGCAAGAGATGGGTCGACTTTTTCAACCCTGAATCACAGTCTGTTGACTGGGCCACCCCATGGTCCAAAACCGCTGAGAATTTTGCTAACTTCACCGGAGAACAAGGTTATCCGGGTGGTAAATTCTTCGACCCGTTAGCGTTTGCGGGTACCCTTAATAATGGGGTTTATATTCCGGATACCGAGAAGCTTGATAGATTGAAATTGGCTGAAATTAAACATGCACGACTTGCAATGGTGGCAATGTTGATTTTTTACTTTGAGGCAGGACAAGGGAAGACTCCACTTGGTGCTCTTGGGTTATAA
- the LOC111899017 gene encoding F-box/kelch-repeat protein At1g22040 — MGGLLSVSSCKQTETFHVSKSESSKRQKTSSTIWDDNPRLIPNLPDEISLEILARLPRICYLNVKAVSRSWKLAITSPEIYKVRKELKTTEEWLYILTKTQGDRLLWHAFDPISKKWQKLPPIPDLPFEDENKSSGFRVWNMVGSSIRIADAVRGWLGRTNGPDQIPFCGCAIGAVDGSLYMLGGFSRSSAMNSVFKYDPILNSWSESSSMLVGRAYCKTGVLNNKLFVVGGVSRGGGGLTPLQSAEVFDPKTGLWSEIPNMPFSKAQVLPTAFLADLLKPIATGLTTYRGKLYVPQSLYCWPFFVDVGGEVYDPELNSWVDMPVGMGEGWPAKQAGTKLSVIVDNDLYALDPSSSLESARIKVYDHVEDSWKVVEGDVPIRDFAESESPYLLAGLLGKLHVVTKDGNQNIAVMQAGKRNGDSGDGIESELNVWNVIASRSFESTELVSCQSLDI, encoded by the coding sequence ATGGGTGGCTTACTGAGTGTAAGCAGTTGTAAACAAACGGAAACCTTTCATGTTTCAAAATCCGAATCCAGCAAGAGGCAAAAAACATCATCAACCATTTGGGATGACAACCCTAGATTAATCCCCAATCTCCCCGATGAAATCTCACTTGAAATCCTCGCAAGACTTCCAAGAATCTGCTACTTAAATGTAAAAGCAGTCTCACGAAGCTGGAAACTTGCAATAACAAGTCCCGAAATTTACAAAGTCAGAAAAGAACTAAAAACAACCGAAGAATGGCTCTACATATTAACAAAAACTCAAGGCGATAGACTTTTATGGCATGCATTCGACCCAATTTCCAAAAAATGGCAAAAACTACCCCCGATTCCTGATCTTCCATTCGAAGATGAAAACAAATCATCTGGTTTTCGAGTGTGGAACATGGTAGGATCAAGCATAAGAATTGCAGATGCAGTTAGAGGATGGCTTGGAAGAACCAACGGCCCAGATCAAATCCCGTTTTGTGGGTGTGCAATCGGAGCCGTTGATGGATCTCTTTACATGTTAGGAGGTTTTTCAAGATCAAGTGCAATGAATTCGGTTTTCAAATATGACCCGATTTTAAATTCTTGGAGTGAATCAAGCTCAATGTTAGTTGGAAGAGCTTATTGTAAAACCGGTGTTTTGAACAACAAACTTTTTGTAGTTGGTGGTGTTAGCAGAGGAGGTGGCGGTTTAACCCCGCTCCAATCAGCGGAAGTTTTCGACCCGAAAACCGGGTTATGGTCGGAAATTCCAAATATGCCCTTTTCAAAAGCACAAGTGTTACCAACCGCTTTTTTAGCTGATTTACTTAAACCAATTGCAACCGGATTAACAACTTATCGTGGGAAATTATACGTTCCTCAAAGCTTATATTGTTGGCCTTTTTTCGTTGATGTTGGTGGTGAAGTTTATGATCCGGAATTGAATTCCTGGGTTGATATGCCGGTTGGAATGGGAGAAGGGTGGCCCGCAAaacaagccgggactaaattgagtGTGATTGTTGATAATGATCTTTATGCTTTGGATCCTTCGAGTTCTTTAGAAAGTGCTAGAATTAAAGTTTATGATCATGTTGAAGATTCTTGGAAAGTGGTTGAAGGTGATGTTCCGATTCGGGATTTTGCGGAATCGGAATCACCGTATTTGCTCGCGGGGTTGTTGGGGAAGCTTCATGTTGTTACGAAAGATGGGAATCAGAATATTGCGGTGATGCAGGCTGGGAAACGGAATGGTGATTCCGGAGATGGGATTGAATCGGAATTGAATGTTTGGAATGTGATTGCTTCGAGGAGTTTCGAGTCTACTGAGCTTGTGAGCTGTCAGAGTCTTGATATATAG